A part of Dryobates pubescens isolate bDryPub1 chromosome 3, bDryPub1.pri, whole genome shotgun sequence genomic DNA contains:
- the LOC104304572 gene encoding taste receptor type 2 member 9 codes for MAACYSQEKFNATSYDAMAFVIITLQTFAGMWINGFIVSVLCVAWVKKKIFNSNEKILLFLGCCRFVYLCIMCVYSFMSIIFPHCIYVHPIPQIFSYILSFLDSSNVWVSACLCGFYCIKIANFQHTFFIYLKVKIDRIVPWLLFASVLLAQVTGIIGYDLTDRTLFQNINSTDTILFRTLSVRIDEHIFLMFLIIAFKSTTAFMVVVFFTLLLLFSLWRHKRRMQANSMRNLNMDAHIKAIKSILLFICIYSISFTGFILILISSTTKKTIPMFYILIFHFALPVLHSLILIFSNPKLKKALLRTLAFLKWKFLKG; via the coding sequence ATGGCAGCGTGTTACTCTCAAGAGAAATTTAATGCTACTTCATACGATGCCATGGCTTTCGTCATCATCACACTTCAGACATTTGCTGGCATGTGGATAAATGGTTTCAttgtttctgtgctgtgtgttgcttgggtgaaaaagaaaatctttaacTCTAATGAGAAGATCTTGCTGTTTCTGGGGTGCTGCAGGTTTGTGTATTTATGCATCATGTGTGTGTATTCATTTATGTCAATTATTTTTCCCCACTGCATTTATGTTCACCCTATACCCCAAATATTTTCATATATCCTAAGCTTTTTAGATTCTTCTAATGTGTGGGTCTCTGCCTGTCTTTGTGGGTTTTATTGTATAAAAATTGCAAATTTCCAGCACACTTTCTTCATTTATCTTAAGGTAAAAATTGACAGGATTGTGCCATGGCTTCTGTTTGCTTCTGTGCTCttagcacaggtcacaggaaTCATTGGCTATGATCTTACTGACAGAACCTTATTTCAAAACATCAATTCCACTGACACAATACTTTTCAGGACACTGAGTGTCAGAATAGATGAACATATATTTCTTATGTTTTTAATCATTGCCTTCAAATCAACCACTGCATTCATGGTAGTTGTCTTTTTtacccttctcctcctcttttctctctggagACACAAACGCAGGATGCAGGCCAACTCAATGAGGAACCTCAACATGGATGCCCACATCAAAGCCATAAAATCTATTCTATTATTTATCTGCATTTACAGCATCAGCTTTACTGGATTCATATTGATATTAATTAGTTCCACAACAAAAAAGACTATTCCAATGTTTTACATTTTAATATTTCACTTTGCTCTTCCAGTTCTCCATTCCCTTATCCTGATTTTCAGCAATCCCAAACTGAAAAAGGCATTGCTAAGGACTCTGGCCTTTTTGAAGTGGAAGTTTCTAAAGGGTTAG
- the LOC104304571 gene encoding taste receptor type 2 member 9, which produces MAACSSPEKLNVTSHDAMAFVIITLQTFAGMWINGFIVSVLCVAWVKKNIFNSIEKILLFLGCCRFVDLCITWVYSFMSVIYPHCFYVHPIPQIFSAILGFFNSSNVWVSACLCVFYCIKIANFQHNFFIYLKIKIDRMVPWMLFASVLLALVMAVFSYDITDRAVFKNLNSTATKIFGTLSVRTDEHIFLMFLISAFALTTAFMVVVFSTLLLLFSLWRHKRRMQANSMRNLNMDAHIKAIKTILFFTCIYSINFTGFILLLLYGTKREYLQIFFVSIFQHALSVFHSLILIFSNPKLKKALLRTLSCFMLKFNKG; this is translated from the coding sequence ATGGCAGCGTGTTCCTCTCCAGAGAAACTTAATGTCACTTCACACGATGCCATGGCTTTTGTCATCATCACCCTTCAGACATTTGCTGGCATGTGGATAAATGGTTTCAttgtttctgtgctgtgtgttgCTTGGGTGAAAAAGAATATCTTTAACTCTATTGAGAAGATCTTGCTGTTTCTGGGGTGCTGCAGGTTTGTGGATTTGTGCATCACATGGGTGTATTCATTTATGTCAGTGATTTATCCCCACTGCTTTTATGTTCACCCTATACCCCAAATATTTTCAGCTATCCTAGGCTTTTTTAATTCTTCTAATGTGTGGGTTTCTGCCTGTCTTTGTGTTTTTTATTGTATAAAAATTGCAAATTTCCAGCACAACTTCTTCATCTACCTGAAGATAAAAATTGACAGGATGGTACCTTGGATGTTGTTTGCTTCTGTGCTCTTAGCACTGGTCATGGCAGTCTTCAGCTATGACATTACTGACAGAGCAGTCTTTAAAAACCTCAATTCCACAGCCACAAAAATTTTCGGGACACTGAGTGTCAGAACAGATGAACATATATTTCTTATGTTTTTAATCAGTGCCTTTGCTTTAACCACTGCATTCATGGTAGTTGTCTTTTCtacccttctcctcctcttttctctctggagACACAAACGCAGGATGCAGGCCAACTCAATGAGGAACCTCAACATGGATGCCCACATCAAAGCCATAAAAACTATTCTGTTCTTCACCTGCATTTACAGCATCAACTTTACTGGATTCATCTTGCTATTATTATATGGTACAAAAAGAGAGTATCTTCAGATATTTTTTGTTTCAATATTTCAGCATGCTCTTTCAGTTTTTCATTCCCTTATTCTGATTTTCAGCAATCCCAAACTGAAAAAGGCATTGCTAAGGACTCTATCCTGTTTCATGTTGAAGTTTAACAAGGGTTAG